Proteins encoded within one genomic window of Solenopsis invicta isolate M01_SB chromosome 10, UNIL_Sinv_3.0, whole genome shotgun sequence:
- the LOC105196672 gene encoding myb-like protein X, whose amino-acid sequence MKPLEKKKEDTISKVSGRKIKRPKKVETTSSEEEHRQTKKAKPDREKVKAEILRLRQFVENMKENEEEKETENEKRVHSSSEEETKDYLSSEEKESTGEIEDKHSSEEHFPSKELGEENYNPPTAVLSPKKIQENQTFSDLPLSNKNITKERNAYPSENKCIECNCTEILERLKNFEDNTVKCLKKVMKSNKELVKMVKRLKDNKVEVARTFYQALESFPLQTIEQFHEFENNNSKNNQYDNLKKATSEALK is encoded by the exons atgaagccattagagaagaagaaagaagatacAATTTCCAAAGTTAGTGGTAGGAAGATAAAACGCCCGAAAAAAGTTGAGACGACGTCTTCGGAGGAAGAGCACAGGCAAACAAAGAAAGCAAAACCTGACCGAGAAAAAGTGAAGGCCGAAATATTACGTTTACGACAATttgtcgaaaatatgaaagaaaatgaagaagaaaaagaaacagaaaatgaaaaaagagtCCATTCGTCGTCGGAGGAAGAAACTAAAGATTATCTTTCGTCGGAAGAGAAAGAAAGTACAGGAGAAATAGAAGACAAACATTCGTCGGAGGAACACTTTCCTTCCAAGGAGTT aggtGAAGAAAATTATAATCCCCCGACGGCAGTTCTGTCTCCAAAGAAAATACAAGAAAACCAAACATTTTCTGATCTAccattaagtaataaaaatattacaaaagaaagAAACGCTTATCCAAGTGAGAACAAATGTATAGAATGCAACTGTACAGAAATCTTGGAAAGATTGAA GAATTTCGAAGATAATACTGTAAAATGTCTGAAGAAGGTGATGAAATCAAATAAAGAATTAGTTAAAATGGTTAAGCGGTTGAAAGATAATAAAGTGGAAGTTGCACGTACATTTTATCAAGCGTTGGAGAGCTTTCCATTACAGACAATTGAACAATTTCATGAGttcgaaaataataattcaaagaaTAACCAATATGACAACTTA AAGAAGGCCACCTCCGAAGCCCTAAAATAA
- the LOC120358813 gene encoding uncharacterized protein LOC120358813 has protein sequence MGAKLRGFVHMCFKESMKDELVCKFTWPGGSETEKFGHTKLVKIMYDAAQSYPLFEGPLNKTVFKAEVQEVLRAVKQRVKSQKNKNKNEASNGKKAMMDVKHQTIKIKN, from the exons ATGGGTGCTAAATTACGCGGTTTTGTACACATGTGCTTCAAAGAGTCAATGAAAGACGAGCTTGTGTGCAAATTTACATGGCCTGGTGGTTCCGAGACCGAAAAATTTGGTCATACCAAACTCGTCAAAATAATGTACG aTGCAGCACAGAGCTACCCCCTTTTTGAGGGACCATTAAACAAAACTGTATTTAAAGCAGAGGTCCAAGAAGTTTTAAGGGCAGTAAAACAGCGCgtaaaaagtcaaaaaaataaaaataaaaatgaagccAGCAATGGAAAAAAAGCAATGATGGATGTGAAACACCaaacaatcaaaattaaaaattaa